From Micromonospora rhizosphaerae, the proteins below share one genomic window:
- a CDS encoding MerR family transcriptional regulator, which produces MEYSIGELAARFGLATHVLRHWEDVGLLSPARRVAGRRVYGAAHVTRVAEILLGKDAGFTLEQLRKLFTAPNRDRRREVLRGQLAQVRERIARLTLSQTLLEHALRCRHPDYQSCPRFQAMVLARLDGVDVAEALDHR; this is translated from the coding sequence GTGGAGTACTCGATCGGGGAACTGGCGGCCCGCTTCGGGCTGGCCACGCACGTGTTGCGACATTGGGAGGATGTGGGGTTGCTGTCGCCGGCGCGGCGGGTGGCGGGGCGCCGGGTGTACGGCGCCGCGCATGTGACCCGTGTGGCGGAGATCCTGCTGGGTAAGGACGCGGGGTTCACCCTGGAGCAGTTGCGGAAGCTGTTCACCGCTCCGAATCGGGACCGGCGGCGGGAGGTGCTGCGCGGCCAGTTGGCCCAGGTACGGGAGCGCATCGCCCGGCTCACGCTGTCGCAGACGCTGCTGGAACACGCGTTGCGGTGCCGGCACCCGGATTACCAGTCGTGCCCGCGGTTCCAGGCGATGGTGCTCGCGCGGCTGGACGGGGTGGATGTGGCTGAGGCCCTGGACCACCGCTGA
- a CDS encoding methyltransferase domain-containing protein: protein MTDTHTAYTDTRTLIRVLDAAETTPGAATLRARSYQLLRLLPGATVVDVGCGAGRAVSELAQHGAHAIGVDLDPTMLAAARSRFPDIDVRDADATDLPLGDGQAHGYRADKVYHVLPDPPAALAEARRVLAPGGRIVLLGQDWDTLVIDSDHPELTRRIVHARAETIPHPRIARAYRNLLLDAGFHDVEVEVHTAIFTDATMQPLLTGHAAAAHQTGAISGEQAEAWVSEQTQRAAAGRLMVAIPMFLAAATR from the coding sequence ATGACCGACACGCACACCGCCTACACCGACACCAGAACCCTGATCCGGGTACTCGACGCCGCCGAGACCACGCCCGGCGCCGCCACGCTACGCGCCCGCAGCTACCAGCTGCTGCGGCTGCTCCCGGGCGCGACGGTGGTCGACGTCGGCTGCGGCGCCGGCCGCGCTGTCTCAGAACTCGCCCAGCACGGCGCCCACGCCATCGGTGTGGACCTCGACCCCACCATGCTGGCTGCCGCTCGCAGCCGGTTCCCCGACATCGACGTACGCGACGCGGACGCAACCGACCTGCCGCTGGGCGACGGGCAGGCTCACGGGTATCGGGCCGACAAGGTGTACCACGTCCTGCCCGACCCGCCCGCCGCCCTGGCCGAAGCCCGCCGGGTCCTCGCGCCTGGTGGCCGAATCGTGCTGCTCGGCCAGGACTGGGACACCCTGGTCATCGACTCCGACCACCCCGAACTGACCCGCCGCATCGTCCACGCCCGCGCCGAGACCATCCCCCACCCACGCATCGCCCGCGCCTACCGCAACCTGCTCCTCGACGCCGGCTTCCACGACGTCGAGGTCGAGGTCCACACCGCAATATTTACCGACGCCACCATGCAGCCGCTGCTCACCGGACACGCTGCCGCCGCCCACCAGACAGGTGCCATCAGCGGCGAGCAGGCCGAGGCATGGGTCAGTGAGCAGACCCAGCGTGCCGCCGCCGGGCGGCTGATGGTAGCCATCCCCATGTTCCTGGCCGCAGCCACCCGTTGA
- a CDS encoding phosphotransferase enzyme family protein yields the protein MDAVDLARRFALGGAARLSDGPVARGKQGLVWRLETEDGSWAVKVPFHQSGEDEVRLATAFQEAAYTAGVPTPQVRRTTEGSVFATVEGRQVRVYEWVDVKAPDPCLDPALVGTVVAAIHRVPVTEPGQLDPWYHEPVGADRWDQLVQQLVEAGAPFAAQLADLRDELVALESWLEPPQMLRTCHRDLWADNVLPTADGGVCVIDWENSGPADPSQELGCVLFEFARADPGRARALIDAYREAAGPATVNRRGHFSMLIAQLGHITEIAATDWLTPNARSPERADSAAWISEVLDDPHTRELLETLLTVVCGGAAPSWQPPEI from the coding sequence GTGGATGCCGTGGACCTCGCCCGACGCTTCGCTCTTGGCGGGGCCGCGAGGCTGTCGGACGGGCCGGTCGCGCGGGGCAAGCAAGGCCTCGTGTGGCGGCTGGAGACGGAAGACGGCAGCTGGGCGGTGAAGGTGCCGTTCCACCAGTCCGGTGAGGACGAGGTGCGGTTGGCGACAGCGTTTCAGGAAGCGGCCTACACCGCCGGCGTACCGACGCCGCAGGTGCGCCGCACCACGGAGGGAAGCGTGTTCGCCACCGTGGAAGGCAGACAGGTCAGGGTGTACGAGTGGGTCGACGTGAAGGCCCCCGACCCCTGTCTCGACCCGGCGCTGGTGGGCACGGTCGTGGCCGCCATTCACCGCGTACCGGTCACCGAGCCCGGCCAGTTGGACCCCTGGTATCACGAACCAGTCGGCGCCGATCGCTGGGACCAACTGGTCCAGCAGCTCGTGGAAGCGGGGGCGCCGTTCGCCGCCCAGTTGGCCGATCTGCGTGATGAGCTGGTCGCATTGGAGTCCTGGCTCGAGCCGCCCCAGATGCTGCGGACCTGCCACCGCGACCTGTGGGCCGACAACGTCCTGCCAACCGCGGACGGCGGAGTGTGCGTCATCGACTGGGAGAACAGCGGGCCGGCTGATCCGAGCCAGGAGCTCGGGTGCGTGCTCTTCGAGTTCGCCCGCGCCGATCCGGGCCGAGCCCGCGCCCTGATCGACGCCTACCGGGAGGCCGCTGGACCGGCGACGGTGAACCGGCGCGGACACTTCTCGATGCTCATCGCGCAACTCGGGCACATCACCGAGATCGCCGCCACCGACTGGCTGACGCCAAACGCTCGCTCCCCGGAGCGCGCCGACTCCGCCGCGTGGATCAGTGAGGTTCTTGACGACCCGCACACCCGCGAGCTGCTCGAAACCCTCTTGACGGTGGTGTGCGGAGGCGCCGCGCCGTCATGGCAGCCACCGGAGATCTGA